The Patescibacteria group bacterium DNA window GGCCGAAAATTTTACTTTCCGGGGACCATAAAAAAATAGGGGAGTGGCGGGAAAAAAAAAGAAAATAATATCACCGCCGAGGCCACCGCGGCTACGGGGCAAGCGGGACAGGTAAAAATAAATAAAAAAGGCGCGTTCAGATTCACGCGCCTTTTAGATAAACGTCAGCCAGCGGGGAAAAAATTATCCGCCAAAAAATTACTTAAATCGCTAGCTAGTTTTTTGCCCCTTTCTTCCCCCTCCTTTGTCCGGAAAGTTTTAAAGATCTCAATTTGAATGGCGTTAAGGCCAAACTTCTCGGCATAAGAATGAATAATAAAATTACCGTTAAACCTGTCTTCGCCGCTACCAACTGGTTTTTCCCGCGGTAAAAAGACCCGATATTCCCTGAATTGCAAAAAATCGGCCAATTGTTTGTCTATTTCGGAAAAAACAGTGAGGCGGTTGCCTGTGCCCAAAATTACATCATACTCGCCATAACTGGGTTGATCGGAAAAACCGTGAAAATCAAGGAGCAAACAATTACCTGCTCCGTGCTGTTCAATCATGCATCGTGCCAAGCTGGCGACAGAAGAGTGATAGGTGTTATAAGAATCTAGCCATTGCCTATCTTCCAGCGCCTCTCTTTCCGCCCGATTATAATCAAGAAAACAACGGGGAATCATGCCGCGAACCGCGTCAACTGGAACAACCGTTAATATATCTCGAACAATTGGCCAAACATTCAAATCGTGAACAGACACGCCCTTCGTTTTCTCCCTAAACAAACCAATAAAGTCTTTTTTCGGCGATCCGTCATGCGACACAGTAGCAATTACCCTTGGCAACGGCTCCCGCTCAAAAACCCAAACGCCATTTTCTTCAATGAAACGGAGACCATCTTTAGTAAAAAACATTTTTCCCCCAGATTTATACAACTTTCCAGTTATTATTTTCTTTTTCTATTTTTCCTTCCAAGACAAATCCGGAAGCTTTGACGTGACCGCCGCCGCCCAATTTGCTCGCCAGCCGGGAAACATCCGTTTTGGGATGGGCGCTGCGCAAGCTTCCTTTTAGCCGGCCCCCCTTTTCTTCCCGTAAAAATAAAACTCCTTTGACGCCGTATAAATTGCTTAAAAATCCCGAAATTGAATCGAAAATATCTTCATTCTCCTCTGAAGAAAACTTTTCTATTTCATCAAGGGTTAAAATGGAAAAAGCGAAATTATATTTCCTATTTATTTTTAAATTGTTTAAAGCCAAGCCCCAAACTTTCATAGCCGGCAAACTCTTGTTGTGAACGGTGTTTTTCACTATTTGGGGAAATCTGGCTCCGCAAAGCATCATTTCGGAAGCGATGTTGATTGATTTTTGCGAAGTCGGAGAATAAAGAAAGTTTCCCGTATCCGTTAAAATGCCGGTTAAGACGCAATTGGCAAAATTCTTGTTTATTTTTATTTTGTTGGCTTTAAAAAAATAATAAAGAATCTCGGTTGTGGCCACGGCTTCCGGTTTTCTTATTTCTAAATCCGAACGGTTGCCGTTTTTTAAATGATGGTCAAATTCAATGAAAAATTGATTAAAATTTCTCCCCTTTATTTCTTCCGGCAATCCGGTCCTCTCCAAACTGCCGCAGTCCAGAGCAATAATTAAAGTAAAATTTTTAAAGCCCAACGGCGGCTTAGCCGAAGAAAAAGCCATTTTGTCAAAAATAATTTTTTCCGTATGGGGCAAAAATGAATACTGGCTTATCGGCTCGCCCGGGCAGAAAGCCGTATATTTTTTGCCTAAATTCTCGCACAACTCAACCAGGGCGCAGAGCGAAGATACCGCATCGCCGTCAGCGCGCTCATGCGTTACCAAAAGTATATTTTCCGCTTCTTTTATTTTTTGGAAAGCCTCCAAAAATTTAGCGGTTATCGCCCTATCTAAATCCATATAATAAATTCGGATTCCCTAATTCGTAGTATTTGTAGAAAGATTTTTTATCATAACAAAAAAGAACCAAAAAGGCAAGGGTCTGCTTTTTGGTTCTTTTTTCGTAGAGACGCATGATTATGCGTCTTTACAATTCTTTTATTTCCTCCAATAATTTTTCAATCTCGGCGGCTTTCTCTTCGGTTGAATCAATCGCCCAGTCAAATTTCGGAATATG harbors:
- a CDS encoding bifunctional oligoribonuclease/PAP phosphatase NrnA, with the protein product MDLDRAITAKFLEAFQKIKEAENILLVTHERADGDAVSSLCALVELCENLGKKYTAFCPGEPISQYSFLPHTEKIIFDKMAFSSAKPPLGFKNFTLIIALDCGSLERTGLPEEIKGRNFNQFFIEFDHHLKNGNRSDLEIRKPEAVATTEILYYFFKANKIKINKNFANCVLTGILTDTGNFLYSPTSQKSINIASEMMLCGARFPQIVKNTVHNKSLPAMKVWGLALNNLKINRKYNFAFSILTLDEIEKFSSEENEDIFDSISGFLSNLYGVKGVLFLREEKGGRLKGSLRSAHPKTDVSRLASKLGGGGHVKASGFVLEGKIEKENNNWKVV